The Mucilaginibacter sp. PAMB04168 genome contains the following window.
AGCCCCGCTTACCAAAATATCGTAGTTACCTGCGCCCGACTGAGCCGTTGCTGCAGTGTTAGCCACAGGCTGCGCACTCAGGTTAGCTTTGGTATCGCCATTAAGGAAGCCACTGTAAGTTACCGTTAACTGTGGGTTAGCCTCGCCATAAGTTTTATTTTGATTAACCGCAGCAACAGTCAGCTGCGCTTTACTGATAGTTAAGGTGCCTTTAAGGTAAGTAATGTTATAGTTATCAGATGCTGCACCCGTTACCGTAATATCATAACTACCCGCTGCCGAAGCCTGGTTAGCTGCAGTACGCGCTACAGGTTGAGCAGTTAATTTGCCTGCATCATCACCATTGGCAAATCCATTGTAACTTACTGTTAACGCCGGGTTGACTTCACCATACCGTTTGTTCTGGTCATCGGCCTTAATTACCAGATCCTTTTTACCAATGGTAAGGTTACCGCCTGTATAAGTAAGCGCGTAGTTGCTGCTTAGCACTAAACCACCTTGCTTAATGGCATACGTACCCGCGTTTTCACCAGCATCCCTGGTTAGGCTACCGCTGAAGGTATCGCCGGTTACCAGCGCCGGACTAAATGTATAAGTTAAGGCTGGGTCCGCTTCTCCGTAAGTTTTATTTTGTGCATTTGCAGTCACGGCTATGGCCTTTTTGCTAATTTCAAGGGCAGCGCCGTTGTAAGTAAGCGAATAGTTACTGTTTAGGGCAAGGGTTCCTTGTTTAATAGCATACGTACCGATATTCTCGCCCGCGTCACGACTCAAAGTGCCGGTGAAGCTATCGTTCCCCACTAATGTGCCAGCTGTAATATTATAAGTTAAAGCTGGATCAGCCTGACCGTAAATCTTGCTTTTTATGGCTGCAGCTACCGTAACGGCCTTTTTGCCAATCGATAGATCTGCGCCCTCATAGCTAAGGTTATAGTTGTTATTTAAGGCCAGTGTACCCTGCTTAATAGCATATGTACCTGCATTTTCACCTGCATTGCGGGTAAGCGATCCTGTGAATACATCGCTTCCTTTTAGTGAGCCGCCGGTAATGCTGTATGTTAAAGCCGGATTAGCCTCGCCATAGGTTTTACTTTTGGCTGCAGCGGTTACTGCTATATCTGCTTTTGCTACGGTTAACTCGCGTGTAACATTCTGCGAGGCCACATAATTCGCGTTTCCTGCTTGTGAGGCAGTGATATTTGCAGTACCAGCACCCGCAATATGTATTCTTCCATTTACAATACTTGCCACAGCTGCATTATCGCTGCTGTATGTAACCGGAATAACGGTATTGCTACTTGTTGCACCGGCTGTAAAGTCGGCATCACCATAAGTTTTTGCTGGCAAACCAGCAAAAGTGATGTTTTGCAATGCTTGTCCGATTGTTAAGTTGGCACCCGTATACGTCAGCACGTAATTGTTGTTAAGTGCAACTGTACCTTGCCTTATGGCGTATGTACCTGCTGCCTCGCCGGCCTCACGTGTTAATGAGCCGCTGAAAGTATCGCCGGTAACCAGTGAACCACCGTTAATGCTATAGGTCAGTTCTGGATCGGCCTCGCCATATATTTTACTTTTTGAAACAGCCGCAATATTAACCGCACGCTGTGTTATGGTCAAGCTGGCCGGCGTATAGGTTAAGGCATAATTGTTACCTGCACTCAGCGATCCTTGCTTAATAGCGTAGCTGCCAGCAGTTTCGCCTGCATTGCGGGTAAGTGTGCCTGTTAAAGCGTCGTTACCGGCTAATGTACCCGTGGTGATGGTGTAAGCAAACGCTGGATCTGCATCGCCATAAGTTTTGGTTTTAGCGGTAGCCGCAACTGTAATTGCCCGGGTACTAATCGACAGATCGGCACCTGTAAAGGTAATTGCGTAATTGCTGGTAAGTGCTAATGTTCCTTGTTTAATAGCGTATGCGCCTGCATTCTCACCCGGCTCACGGGTTAACGTACCGCTAAAGGTGTCGTTTCCTTTCAAAGTACCTGATGTTACCTGATAAGTTAAAGCCGGATCAGCATCGCCATAAGTTTTGCTTTTAGCTGCTGCTGTTATGGTAATGGCAGCTTTATTTACCACCAAGTCCTGAACTACGCTTTGCGCAGCAACATAGTTAGCATCGGGTGCCTGAGAAGCGGTTATGTGGGCCAAGCCCGAGCCTACTACATGGATTTTGCCATTTATAATGGTAGCCACTGCAGCGTTATCACTGTTGTAAGAAATAGCGGTATTGTTATTAGTACTGCCGGCGCCAGGCGCAAAGTCGGCGTCGCCATATGTTTTAGCCGGTAACGAAGCAAAATTGATAACCGGTTGATCGGCTGTAACGGTTAGTGTACCATTCACATAAGCCAGATCATAATTTGCGGCAGAGCCGCCACTTGGCGTAATGGTATAAGTACCAACTGGCGATGTTAATGTTGCTGTTGTAACCGCAACGGCCTCAGTAGTAAGGCTGGTTTTAGTTTCACCGTTCACAAAACCGCTGTAAGATACAGTTAATGGAGGAATGGCCTGTCCATACACTTTCGACTGGTTGTTAGCCGTTGCTGTAAGCGTCGCTTTATTTATACCAAGGCTGGCCGTTTGAAATGTCAGCGCGTAATTAGCATTTAAAGCCAAAGTTCCCTGCTTAATGATGTAAGTACCTGCATTTTCGCCTGGCTCACGGGTTAACGTACCATTCAAAGCATCTGTACCTACTAAACTACCGCTGGTAATGGTGTATGTTAAAGCCGGATCGGCGGTGCCGTAAACCTTGCTTTGTGCGCTGGCAGTTACTGCAATGGCCTTGGCGTTAATAGTTAATGTTTGAGACACGCTCTGCGCAGCCGAGTAACCGCTGTTACCAGCCTGAGTTGCGGTAATTGTGACTACACCTGCCTTATGCACAGTTACCGTTTTACCGTTGATGGATGCTACAGCAGCATTACTGCTGGTAAAGCTCACCGGTAAACCTGAAGATGCTGTAGCATTCAGATCAAAATCAGCGTCGCCATAAGTTTTGGCAGCTAATGCGTTAAAGGTAATGGTCTGGGCAACAATGGGTGTGCCGTCTACCAACACGCCTGCTGTGCTTGCTATGTTGTTTAATGTTAACACTGCATTGTTACCTGCAGCATCTTTAACAGTACCGCCGTTTAATGTCAGCGAACCTAACAAAATGCCATCAAGGTCCTTATCTGTTGTTTTTACTGTGTAGCGATAGGTATGGGTTGATAATCCTGAACCGGATACATATTTAGCCATTACCACCCCGCCGGTGTTAAGCGTTACCGAAAGGTATGGCGTACCACCCAATTGATCTACGGTTGTACTTTCTGAAAATTCAACCGCAAAATCCAGGTTTTCGCCAGCTACATAGGTTCCGTTTGCCGGTACGCTTACCGATGCTATTACTGGTGCAGTTGCATCAATGGTAAACGTATTAGTATTACTGTTTGCACTGTTATTACCAGCGGCATCGGTTGCAAGGGCATAAACAGTATGGCTGCCTGTTAACAGAGCAACCGGCTGACTTTTACTCCAAGTACCTGATGTGCTTGCCGTAGTGGTACCTATAGAGCCACCATCTACATAAACTGTTAATGTTGAACCAGCCTCAGCCGTTCCGGTGTAGATAGGTTTGTCGGTTATAGTTAAACTGCCGTTTGCTACGGTTACTACTACTGGCGCAGGCGGCAACTGAGTATCAAATACTAATGAAGGGGTTACACCAGCGCTGCCTAAATTGCCTGCCGCATCGGCGTAACTGCCAGCAGCAACAGTAATGCTTGCTGTACCGTCATTTGTATTAGCATCCGGCGTAAAATTTGCATTGCGGATTGCTCCCGATCCTGAGATGGCGCTGAGTGTACCGCCAGACAGAACTACATCGCCGCTCGATCCGTTCCAGGTAAAGGTTGCACCCGGATCTTCGCTGAACGTGAATGTTATAGCAGCGGTCTCTCCAGCTTTTAAGGCCGATTTATTACTGCTGATCGCTACCGTTGGCTTGATATTGTCAACAGTAAAAGTATTGGTATTGCTGTTCGCACTCACCGAGTTGCCGCTGAGCTGGGCAGTGGCATACACCGTATGAGCGCCTTGCGTTAGCGCAGCCGGCTGGGTGATGGCCCAGTTGCCGGCCGAGTTTGCTGTTGTTGTGTTGGTAAGCGATGACCCGTCGGAGTAAATGGTAATGGTTGACCCCGCCGGTGCCGTTCCTCCATAGGTAGGCGTTGCGGTGCTTACCATACTGCCGTTGGCAGGTACGATCACTACCGGTGCGGCGGTTACCGCCTGCGAATAAGTGATGGAAAACTGCGTTGCAGCCGTGTTGCCGTTACCGGCAGCATCCTGCGCAACATTGGCAGGTAAACTGATGGTTACCGCACCAATTGCGGCAGGCGTGGCATTGAATGTATAAGTTGTGCCGCTACCTGCAAAGCCGGTGATGGTTGCATTAACCGCGGTTAAATCGGCGACTACAAAACCTGTTACAGCTTCCGAAAAAGTTACTGTAAAAGGAATAGGTGAGGTGCCGGTCGATCCGCCCGATGCACCCGCCGTGCTGCTGATCGCTACCGTTGGCCTGATATTATCAACAGTAAAAGTATTGGTGTTACCGTTCGCACTCACCGAGTTGCCGCTGAGCTGGGCAGTGGCATACACCGTATGAGCGCCTTGCGTTAGCGCAGTCGGCTGGGTGATGGCCCAGTTGCCGGCCGAGTTTGCTGTTATTGTGTTGGCAAGCGACGCCCCATCGGAGTAAATAGTAATGGTTGACCCCGCCGGTGCCGTTCCTCCATAGGTAGGCGTTGCGGTGCTTACCATACTGCCGTTGGCAGGTACGATCACTACCGGTGCGGCGGTTACCGCTGGTGCTGTAATGGTTAGTGTTAGCGGTACAATTGCCGATACACAACCTGTGGCGCTATTGGTTACTCTTAGGTTAAAATCGTAAGTACCTGCGCTGCTAGCTGGTATCACTACGTTGATAGGCGATGTGCCAAGAACCGAATTGTTAACCGCAGCGAAACCTGTTAAGCTACGAGTTCCCGTGCTGATCGTATAGCTATCTGGCGAGCCTGTTGTTGCACTGTAAGGAATGCTGAAAGAAGTTGCCGTGTTTGAAACCGAAGTTATAGCACTTGTTGTAATGGTTGGTAAAGCGTTCACCGTGCCGCTAACCGGAATATTCTTGGTCGTCGCACCTGCAGAACTAACGGTAATATTACCAGCAGCCGGGCTGCTGGTTGCAGCGGCCATACGGACATATAAGGTAGTGGCGGCTACGGTGCCGCTAACCGGAGTAAGGGTAATACCTACGCCGCTAAAGCCTATATTATTGTTTGATAACTGAAACCCCAGCGGTGGCGTTATCACCAGGTCGCCTGTTAAATTGTTGCCTGAAATGGTAAAGCTTTGCCCCGTTGTTGAAGAACCATAACAGGCGGCAAAAGCCTCAATGGTTCCTGCTGTGGTAACTGCTGGCGTAGCCGAGGCTGTAGTCGTAAAAGTTTGTTCGGTTCCATAGGCAGTTCCCGCACTGTTAATCGCATAAGCTTTAAAGTAGTAAGTGGTTCCAGGTGTAAGGCCGGTGGCGTCTACTGAAATGCCACCTGTTCCTGCAGCGCTATTTACCAATTTGGAATTGGCTGTTGTTGGGTTAGAAGAAGTGCCATAAACAACACCTTTTTCAGTGACTGTTGCACCGCCATCGGAGCTAACATTACCAGCCAGCGTTGCTGTAGTGGCAGCGTAAGTAGAAGTTGCCGTAGTAGAAACTATTGGTGCGGTTGCAGCCACAGAACCAATAATAATTTTGTTTGCACTCTCGTAGGAGGGTGTTACAGCAGTGCCTTGTTGTGTCCAGTTATTAACATTAGCAAATCTGGAAAGCCAGGTAGCTGCATCGGTAGCAGTAGTAGTTCCGGTATAAGCTACATTGGTTTGCCTACTTGTAAAACCAATAGCGTTAACGCCATTGGTAAGGGTGTTTTGACTCCCGTTCCCGTCAGGAAGATTTGAAGCGATAGCATAGCCTGTTGTAAAACTACCTGTTGGCACCCATCCAGTTGCATCTATTGTAGGGGAAGAAGTAGTACCAATGGTGTTATTAAAACCAAATATAAAATTGGGAT
Protein-coding sequences here:
- a CDS encoding MBG domain-containing protein, encoding MRKFYPVNLRVERFLKLHPKIRNYQNFWDSLFITSTVRPHGWSLVLLLLLFSSGIKATAQTITNFNTLPAVPVPLYRESAVSAASYAVEGFVFTTVNASPPNPSTQIIFSRQTKSTNDYVLRTSATTVGVGYVSVKKADGSAFKFGGFDFRFAMLTGTGTTHSIFTLTGYKGGSPVANGSVSVNGLPPATYFTLSTSAASGFNDIDEFRYTMQGGTGQTSYIDIDNIVTGPANVAAATAPTVTTAAVTTFNATTATLGGDITSDGGSAVTEKGIVWSTATNPTTANNKVNIGAGAGSFNKAFIGPFTPNTTIYVKAYAINAKGTSYGDEISFKTNALAGTSAVYDFETASGTYTGFDTKTLTATNTASSSSITVTAATDGVFRSSTNGSNTAYFGEEGLYFGWNAQETAFTVAAQNGKSFDLTSFYLTNENNEPTSFLISSAKGSITVAIPGGSPIAANFIDISGNANAAYFKGIKSFTVTPSIPAFMEFDHMVIENIQTAITTPTVATASVTALSATTATLGGNVTADGGASITERGIVYGTSSTPAIGGLGVTKAALGTGMGAFSTSATGLASSTTYYVRAYAINSVGTVYGEQQTFTTPAASNGTNLNAGDMAMTAWSTTNNTVDVVTLKDLSAGTVVNFTDWGWSNPNRAWLTNSTASTGEGNIKWTLSSAVSEGSIIRITYTNGSNITLKNLTTNTAISTADLVFTGYAGITDPIVGTGDNFFIYQSLSTNPNFIFGFNNTIGTTSSPTIDATGWVPTGSFTTGYAIASNLPDGNGSQNTLTNGVNAIGFTSRQTNVAYTGTTTATDAATWLSRFANVNNWTQQGTAVTPSYESANKIIIGSVAATAPIVSTTATSTYAATTATLAGNVSSDGGATVTEKGVVYGTSSNPTTANSKLVNSAAGTGGISVDATGLTPGTTYYFKAYAINSAGTAYGTEQTFTTTASATPAVTTAGTIEAFAACYGSSTTGQSFTISGNNLTGDLVITPPLGFQLSNNNIGFSGVGITLTPVSGTVAATTLYVRMAAATSSPAAGNITVSSAGATTKNIPVSGTVNALPTITTSAITSVSNTATSFSIPYSATTGSPDSYTISTGTRSLTGFAAVNNSVLGTSPINVVIPASSAGTYDFNLRVTNSATGCVSAIVPLTLTITAPAVTAAPVVIVPANGSMVSTATPTYGGTAPAGSTITIYSDGASLANTITANSAGNWAITQPTALTQGAHTVYATAQLSGNSVSANGNTNTFTVDNIRPTVAISSTAGASGGSTGTSPIPFTVTFSEAVTGFVVADLTAVNATITGFAGSGTTYTFNATPAAIGAVTISLPANVAQDAAGNGNTAATQFSITYSQAVTAAPVVIVPANGSMVSTATPTYGGTAPAGSTITIYSDGSSLTNTTTANSAGNWAITQPAALTQGAHTVYATAQLSGNSVSANSNTNTFTVDNIKPTVAISSNKSALKAGETAAITFTFSEDPGATFTWNGSSGDVVLSGGTLSAISGSGAIRNANFTPDANTNDGTASITVAAGSYADAAGNLGSAGVTPSLVFDTQLPPAPVVVTVANGSLTITDKPIYTGTAEAGSTLTVYVDGGSIGTTTASTSGTWSKSQPVALLTGSHTVYALATDAAGNNSANSNTNTFTIDATAPVIASVSVPANGTYVAGENLDFAVEFSESTTVDQLGGTPYLSVTLNTGGVVMAKYVSGSGLSTHTYRYTVKTTDKDLDGILLGSLTLNGGTVKDAAGNNAVLTLNNIASTAGVLVDGTPIVAQTITFNALAAKTYGDADFDLNATASSGLPVSFTSSNAAVASINGKTVTVHKAGVVTITATQAGNSGYSAAQSVSQTLTINAKAIAVTASAQSKVYGTADPALTYTITSGSLVGTDALNGTLTREPGENAGTYIIKQGTLALNANYALTFQTASLGINKATLTATANNQSKVYGQAIPPLTVSYSGFVNGETKTSLTTEAVAVTTATLTSPVGTYTITPSGGSAANYDLAYVNGTLTVTADQPVINFASLPAKTYGDADFAPGAGSTNNNTAISYNSDNAAVATIINGKIHVVGSGLAHITASQAPDANYVAAQSVVQDLVVNKAAITITAAAKSKTYGDADPALTYQVTSGTLKGNDTFSGTLTREPGENAGAYAIKQGTLALTSNYAITFTGADLSISTRAITVAATAKTKTYGDADPAFAYTITTGTLAGNDALTGTLTRNAGETAGSYAIKQGSLSAGNNYALTYTPASLTITQRAVNIAAVSKSKIYGEADPELTYSINGGSLVTGDTFSGSLTREAGEAAGTYAIRQGTVALNNNYVLTYTGANLTIGQALQNITFAGLPAKTYGDADFTAGATSSNTVIPVTYSSDNAAVASIVNGRIHIAGAGTANITASQAGNANYVASQNVTRELTVAKADIAVTAAAKSKTYGEANPALTYSITGGSLKGSDVFTGSLTRNAGENAGTYAIKQGTLALNNNYNLSYEGADLSIGKKAVTVAAAIKSKIYGQADPALTYNITAGTLVGNDSFTGTLSRDAGENIGTYAIKQGTLALNSNYSLTYNGAALEISKKAIAVTANAQNKTYGEADPALTYTFSPALVTGDTFSGSLTRDAGENAGTYAIKQGGLVLSSNYALTYTGGNLTIGKKDLVIKADDQNKRYGEVNPALTVSYNGFANGDDAGKLTAQPVARTAANQASAAGSYDITVTGAASDNYNITYLKGTLTISKAQLTVAAVNQNKTYGEANPQLTVTYSGFLNGDTKANLSAQPVANTAATAQSGAGNYDILVSGAASNSYDIVYTKGTLTINKAPLTITADNKTRTYGVSNPAFTVSYSGFVNSDTQASLSAQPVLGTAANATSGVGAYGITASGAASNNYSIVYNKGILTIAPANRSIVFNRPLQATYGDADFAAGATLSSGETVVYTSDNNSVAIIINGRIHIVGAGTANITASAPVNGNYTSTQPVTQLLTVNKARQTIDFTSIPVLNRVTGKYDLSVVRASSGLPVSFTVADPFIVTLDGNTLKANRIGSTQVTASQAGNANYLAANSVVQTIEVNDADGGNEIVVRQAVSPNGDGVNDFLYIEGIQEHPDNSVTVINRNGVKVFEIKGYDNRSRVFDGRSSITNQMQQAGTYFFLLQYEGKRKTGWFVLKY